The proteins below are encoded in one region of Blastocatellia bacterium:
- a CDS encoding alkaline phosphatase family protein, which translates to MKILIIGLDAATIELIEPWAAAGHLPTLARLMSEGACGRLISTPNMHSASAWTSILTGLNPGRHGLFVFSDRNFATGRQEFFKGGDRAGRILGDYLARHGLTSGLLNVPMTYPANAPAGSWMISGLDAPALNESAFFPAPLREEVFSHFPDYAFTPIGLGDLMKAGRVDDAISAWLRLTETQTAAAEYLIEQHPTDLFMTVFTASDWGGHNLWNSPAQSRDGLRRVYKSLDIAVARLLALANEQTQVYVISDHGMGPHSGASYHLAEWLEARGFMARQSSAPPRASLMNASRRVAKNLLPVAIKETIKSRLGAERVKQMQAAEKDAFYDSIDWPRSRAYTEPGRHVININLAGRNPQGVVAAADYQGVCAEISAALGEWRDARGTAVVERVARRDELYAGPFVERASDLYIYWNPRAAFGEPPREVRDRGYWWSGDHRPEGILIARGPGIAPGARLDEPVVYDFLPTLIYAAGLAVPDDLDGRVIERAFSEAHLSANPLRIDRATGDTAGAPGTLSEAEEELIEEKLRALGYL; encoded by the coding sequence ATGAAAATTCTCATCATCGGCCTTGATGCCGCGACCATCGAGTTGATTGAGCCGTGGGCCGCGGCAGGCCACTTGCCGACGCTGGCGCGGCTGATGAGCGAAGGCGCGTGCGGGCGGCTGATCTCGACGCCGAACATGCATAGCGCCTCGGCGTGGACATCGATCCTTACGGGCTTGAATCCGGGCCGGCATGGCCTTTTCGTTTTTTCAGACCGCAACTTTGCGACGGGCCGGCAAGAGTTCTTCAAAGGCGGCGACCGCGCGGGCCGCATCCTTGGCGATTACCTGGCGCGACACGGTCTGACGAGCGGCCTTCTGAACGTGCCAATGACCTATCCGGCAAACGCGCCTGCGGGCAGTTGGATGATCAGCGGACTGGACGCGCCGGCGCTGAATGAATCGGCTTTTTTTCCCGCGCCGCTGCGCGAAGAAGTCTTCAGCCATTTTCCCGATTATGCATTTACTCCCATCGGGCTCGGCGACCTGATGAAAGCCGGGCGCGTCGATGACGCCATCAGCGCGTGGCTGCGGCTTACGGAAACGCAAACCGCGGCGGCCGAGTATTTGATCGAACAACACCCGACCGATCTCTTCATGACCGTCTTCACGGCGAGCGACTGGGGCGGGCACAACTTGTGGAATTCGCCCGCGCAATCGCGCGATGGGCTGCGCCGCGTTTATAAATCCCTCGACATCGCGGTGGCAAGGCTGCTGGCGCTTGCGAACGAGCAAACACAGGTTTATGTCATCAGCGATCACGGCATGGGGCCGCACAGCGGCGCGTCTTATCACCTGGCCGAATGGCTCGAAGCGCGAGGTTTTATGGCGAGGCAATCATCCGCGCCGCCGCGCGCTTCGTTGATGAATGCAAGCCGTCGCGTCGCAAAGAATCTCCTGCCCGTTGCGATCAAGGAAACGATCAAATCGCGCCTCGGCGCCGAGCGCGTCAAACAGATGCAGGCCGCCGAGAAAGACGCCTTCTACGATTCGATTGACTGGCCGCGTAGCCGAGCTTACACAGAGCCGGGGCGTCACGTCATCAACATCAACCTCGCCGGCCGCAACCCGCAAGGCGTCGTTGCCGCTGCCGATTACCAGGGCGTCTGCGCCGAAATCAGCGCCGCGCTCGGCGAGTGGCGCGATGCGCGCGGCACGGCGGTGGTCGAGCGCGTCGCCCGCCGCGACGAGTTATATGCCGGGCCGTTTGTCGAGCGCGCCAGCGACCTCTACATCTACTGGAACCCGCGGGCTGCGTTTGGCGAGCCGCCACGCGAAGTCCGCGACCGGGGTTACTGGTGGAGCGGCGATCATCGGCCCGAAGGCATTCTGATTGCGCGCGGGCCGGGCATTGCGCCGGGAGCACGGTTGGATGAGCCGGTCGTCTACGATTTCTTGCCGACGTTGATATACGCGGCGGGCTTGGCGGTTCCCGATGACCTCGATGGCCGCGTCATCGAGCGAGCGTTCAGCGAAGCCCATCTGAGCGCGAATCCGCTGCGCATTGACCGGGCGACAGGCGACACCGCAGGCGCGCCCGGCACGTTGAGCGAGGCCGAAGAAGAGTTGATTGAAGAGAAGCTGCGCGCGCTCGGCTACCTGTAA
- a CDS encoding oligosaccharide flippase family protein, with the protein MNGATVTIYGKIKKTVKHTLIFGIGSVVNSAFGLVLVPLYTRYLRAAEFGVLSLLTITLTLVTIVLKFGLNHAFFRHYYDTEDPAHRRRIVGSTLGFLLVSGVISTGLLYLLAPQVSWLVFSGDASNAGLLRLIFFISFFEIISVIPDSILRANFKSAHYSALNITAFVVQLAVICYLVIFVEASVENVLRGRLIGSAFEALIFFVVVRRDLSLSFSSKELRGMLAFGTPLIFNQIAMTLFMMIDRFFLERYGKARDVGVYAIANTLVSVVSVLATVPFSQVWTVMRFSVMNEEGAEEYYSRVLTYITFVSMFLSLGVAAIAGDGLLRFARSDYWPAAGIIPLLAMAMVLDSAARVLNIGITLKKRTIYAPITIAIALAFNIALNFALIPRYGSPGAAVSTLLSYAAFCGLRFWASNLFYKVRYEWGRVFTVGGVGALVAAAFYAIDYLRGDLSVMSYDDPHRRRLIYISAVAKVGLALAFPLILLALGFYDERERRRLADIYRQALGTLRNGKLESVKPDNTDDMPINAEKSFDAGD; encoded by the coding sequence ATCAACGGAGCAACGGTCACGATTTACGGTAAGATCAAAAAGACGGTCAAGCACACGCTGATCTTCGGCATCGGCAGCGTCGTCAACAGCGCCTTCGGGTTGGTGCTGGTGCCGCTCTACACGCGCTACCTGCGCGCCGCCGAGTTCGGCGTGCTGTCGCTGCTGACGATCACCCTGACGCTGGTCACCATCGTCCTGAAGTTCGGGCTCAATCACGCCTTCTTCCGCCACTACTACGACACCGAAGACCCTGCGCATCGGCGGCGCATTGTCGGCTCGACGCTCGGGTTTTTGCTGGTCTCCGGGGTGATTTCGACCGGCCTGCTCTATCTCTTAGCGCCGCAGGTGTCGTGGCTGGTCTTTTCGGGCGATGCCTCGAACGCCGGCCTGCTGCGGCTGATCTTTTTCATCAGCTTCTTCGAGATCATTTCGGTCATCCCCGATTCGATCTTGCGAGCGAACTTTAAATCGGCGCACTATTCGGCGCTCAACATCACGGCGTTCGTCGTGCAGCTCGCGGTCATCTGCTACCTGGTGATTTTCGTCGAGGCGAGCGTTGAAAACGTCTTGCGGGGCCGCTTGATCGGCTCGGCTTTTGAAGCGTTGATCTTCTTCGTCGTCGTGCGGCGCGACCTGAGCTTGAGCTTCTCTTCCAAGGAGCTGCGCGGCATGCTGGCCTTCGGCACGCCGCTGATCTTCAACCAGATCGCCATGACGCTGTTCATGATGATCGACCGTTTCTTCCTCGAACGCTATGGCAAGGCGCGCGATGTCGGCGTTTATGCGATAGCCAACACGCTGGTCTCGGTCGTTTCGGTGCTGGCAACCGTGCCCTTCAGCCAGGTCTGGACGGTGATGCGCTTTTCGGTGATGAACGAAGAGGGCGCCGAAGAATACTACTCGCGCGTGCTGACCTACATCACCTTCGTCAGCATGTTTTTGTCGCTGGGCGTGGCGGCGATTGCCGGAGACGGGCTGCTGAGGTTTGCGCGCTCGGATTACTGGCCCGCCGCCGGCATCATTCCGCTGCTGGCGATGGCGATGGTGCTGGACAGTGCCGCCCGCGTCCTCAACATCGGCATCACCTTAAAGAAGCGCACTATCTACGCGCCCATCACTATTGCCATCGCGCTGGCCTTCAACATCGCGCTGAACTTCGCGCTGATCCCGCGTTATGGAAGCCCGGGCGCAGCGGTTTCGACGCTGCTCTCTTACGCGGCGTTCTGCGGCTTGCGCTTCTGGGCGTCGAACCTGTTTTACAAAGTGCGTTATGAATGGGGGCGTGTCTTCACGGTCGGCGGCGTCGGCGCGCTCGTGGCGGCGGCTTTCTATGCGATTGATTATCTGCGTGGCGACCTGAGCGTGATGTCGTACGACGACCCGCACCGGCGGCGCTTGATTTATATATCGGCGGTGGCAAAGGTCGGGCTGGCGCTGGCCTTCCCGCTCATCCTTCTGGCGCTCGGTTTCTATGACGAGCGTGAGCGGCGGCGGCTGGCAGACATCTATAGGCAAGCGCTCGGCACGCTCCGCAATGGCAAGCTGGAAAGTGTCAAGCCTGACAACACTGACGACATGCCGATCAATGCTGAAAAGAGTTTTGATGCCGGTGATTAA
- a CDS encoding YfhO family protein, translating into MKAEPEINPGDSAATSPQAGAENSPSLSPTTWQRHAINLASLVALLLVMFWRVFLLGETLIDVATLNNQLPWGYSAGPSDYPYNRRDLTDMYVTREYFVVAAYRDGEMPLWNPYTMAGHPIYADGVTRTLSPLLLFYKLFDVPLGYSLARISELMLAAIFMYIFLVALGVSARGALIGALVFELSAHALLHLTGLGWFGGLMWLPLIMLFVDRAARRQQFRPALLAGVMFAAQFFCGYLPNQIYYAGAIVLYYLIAAHLEFGKLEGRRRRRALGKTVALMATTLAVGLMLAATQWAPMLELLRYSNRKIVGAEMGYIYLPPWYGLTLIFPNLFGAAYDTRTLTLFTALGVSHDHILYIGVAALAPLGFALFWWKQSRRGDTGTRGRGEGVRIPGSPRQEHTESPTIPRVAASPRPRVTLFALLAAVSLVVMMTTPLYVPVTRYVPVLQVIRVAVRAGVIFHFAAAVLVALGADLLMQASADLFGAFARLARRFFYAAAAFVAMATIAAWVMKATGFAAESEARGWRAYLHRTAAALTPQFLPPDAGILVPLGMLAIVAGLFWLTSAGRFSRRALLAGLCSLLVIDLFWLSGQFNQSYERSRVYQATEITTMLRGLPPGRVLVVPADLESNRRVSSSEDKIIAPPNTLLPYQIPTVAGKNQQFPKWYRDYAALIEPQPNLSHVVFNEPRSRYFDLLDVRYVVTHADTPLDGYERLATAEGVAVYENKNALPRAFFVDRALAVASHADAVAALREPTFDARREVVIESDAGLSANATPPPVGMQASADAASIIEDQRNRVVIETANQTDAWLVLSDNFYPGWRAAIDGNPTEIFQANVTMRAVKVPAGRHVLSFVFAPRVFRASLVISLVAAALLGLGLAFVAVRRGK; encoded by the coding sequence ATGAAGGCGGAACCCGAAATCAACCCCGGCGACAGCGCAGCCACATCGCCACAGGCCGGCGCAGAAAACTCGCCCTCTCTTTCTCCTACCACCTGGCAGCGCCATGCAATCAACCTCGCTTCGCTTGTGGCTCTGCTGCTGGTGATGTTCTGGCGCGTCTTCCTGCTCGGCGAAACACTGATCGATGTGGCGACGCTGAACAACCAGTTGCCCTGGGGCTACAGCGCAGGCCCAAGCGATTACCCTTACAATCGCCGCGACCTCACAGATATGTACGTGACCCGCGAGTATTTTGTCGTCGCGGCTTATCGTGATGGCGAGATGCCGTTGTGGAACCCGTACACGATGGCTGGCCATCCTATCTACGCCGATGGCGTGACGCGGACGCTGTCGCCGCTCCTGCTCTTTTATAAACTCTTCGACGTGCCGCTCGGTTATTCGCTGGCGCGCATCAGTGAGCTGATGCTGGCCGCGATCTTCATGTACATCTTCCTCGTCGCCCTCGGCGTCAGCGCGCGTGGCGCTTTGATCGGCGCGCTGGTCTTCGAGCTGTCGGCGCATGCGTTGTTGCACCTGACGGGCCTCGGCTGGTTCGGCGGATTGATGTGGCTGCCGCTAATCATGCTCTTCGTTGATCGCGCCGCCCGCCGCCAACAGTTCAGGCCGGCTTTGCTAGCTGGCGTGATGTTTGCCGCGCAATTCTTTTGCGGTTATTTGCCGAATCAGATTTACTACGCCGGGGCCATCGTTCTTTATTACCTGATCGCCGCCCACCTCGAATTCGGCAAGCTCGAAGGCCGCCGGCGAAGGCGAGCGCTCGGCAAGACCGTGGCGCTGATGGCGACGACCCTGGCGGTTGGTCTGATGCTGGCGGCGACGCAATGGGCGCCGATGCTTGAGCTGCTGCGTTACTCGAACCGCAAGATCGTCGGCGCGGAGATGGGTTACATCTACCTGCCGCCGTGGTACGGCTTGACGCTGATCTTTCCGAATCTCTTCGGCGCGGCTTACGACACGCGCACGCTGACGCTGTTTACGGCGCTTGGCGTGTCGCACGATCACATCCTCTACATCGGCGTTGCAGCGTTAGCGCCGCTTGGATTCGCGCTCTTCTGGTGGAAGCAGTCGAGACGCGGGGACACGGGGACACGGGGACGCGGCGAGGGAGTGCGGATTCCTGGCTCACCACGACAAGAGCATACGGAAAGTCCAACAATTCCCCGTGTCGCCGCGTCCCCGCGTCCCCGCGTCACTCTCTTCGCGTTGCTGGCGGCGGTCTCGCTGGTGGTGATGATGACGACGCCGCTTTATGTGCCGGTCACACGCTACGTCCCCGTGTTGCAGGTGATCCGCGTCGCCGTGCGCGCCGGAGTGATCTTTCATTTTGCGGCGGCGGTGCTGGTGGCACTCGGCGCAGACCTGTTGATGCAGGCGAGCGCCGATCTGTTCGGTGCCTTCGCCCGTTTGGCGCGACGATTCTTTTATGCCGCCGCCGCCTTTGTAGCGATGGCTACAATTGCTGCGTGGGTGATGAAGGCCACAGGCTTTGCCGCTGAGAGCGAAGCGCGCGGCTGGCGAGCCTATCTTCATCGGACGGCTGCCGCGCTCACGCCACAATTCCTGCCGCCCGATGCCGGCATTCTGGTGCCGCTCGGCATGCTGGCGATAGTCGCCGGGCTTTTCTGGCTGACGAGCGCCGGCCGCTTCAGCCGCCGGGCGCTGCTGGCCGGACTTTGCAGCCTGCTGGTCATTGATCTGTTCTGGTTGAGCGGGCAGTTCAACCAATCTTACGAGCGCTCACGGGTTTATCAAGCGACCGAAATCACCACGATGCTGCGCGGCTTGCCGCCCGGCCGCGTGCTGGTCGTGCCTGCCGACCTGGAATCGAATCGCCGTGTGTCGTCAAGCGAAGACAAGATCATTGCGCCGCCGAATACGCTGCTGCCGTACCAGATTCCGACCGTCGCCGGCAAGAATCAACAATTCCCGAAGTGGTATCGCGACTACGCTGCGCTCATCGAGCCGCAGCCGAACCTGAGCCATGTCGTTTTTAACGAGCCGCGCTCGCGTTACTTCGACCTGCTCGACGTGCGCTACGTGGTGACCCATGCCGATACGCCGCTTGATGGGTATGAGCGGCTGGCGACGGCTGAAGGCGTTGCGGTCTACGAAAACAAGAACGCTTTGCCGCGCGCTTTCTTCGTTGATCGCGCCCTCGCCGTGGCCAGCCATGCCGATGCAGTTGCCGCCTTGCGCGAGCCGACATTCGATGCGCGCCGCGAGGTGGTTATCGAAAGCGATGCGGGCTTGTCCGCAAACGCCACGCCTCCGCCAGTCGGGATGCAGGCGAGCGCCGACGCGGCGTCCATTATCGAAGACCAGCGCAATCGCGTGGTGATCGAAACGGCGAACCAAACAGACGCATGGCTGGTGTTGAGCGATAACTTTTATCCTGGCTGGCGGGCGGCGATTGACGGCAACCCGACAGAGATTTTTCAAGCGAACGTCACCATGCGCGCCGTCAAAGTTCCCGCCGGTCGCCATGTGTTATCATTCGTCTTTGCGCCGCGCGTCTTCAGGGCGTCTCTAGTGATAAGCCTCGTAGCGGCGGCGCTGCTCGGCCTGGGACTGGCGTTTGTCGCTGTGCGCCGCGGTAAATAA